Genomic segment of Aliarcobacter trophiarum LMG 25534:
AGCAGGGTTATCAGCAAGAGCTGTATTTATAGTAAATCCTTCTGGAAAAATTACTTATAAAGAGATTGTTCCTGAAATTACAGATGAACCAAACTATGATGCAGTTTTAGCAGCAGTTGCAGAAGCATCATCAACTGCTTGTTGTGGAAGTTGTCACTAGGGTCTAGGTTAGACCAATATTATTTTGAGCAAGATACCTCTTGCTCAAATCTAACTACTATTAATCAAATTATTGTAAAATCTTTTAAATAAACAGAAAGGATTAAATTTGAAAACTACAATCAAAAGTGTTATTTTTTTCTTCTTATTGACTATATCATTGTTTGCTAATAATATTGTAAATCAAGGGTATGAAGAGCTTAAAAAAGGAAATGTTTTAGAGGCTTTGACCTTATTTAAAAATGCTTGTGAAGCTGGTGGATACTCTGGTTGTTATAATTTAGGATTAATCTATTTTGATGGAAAATATATAGAAAAGAGCTATGAAAAGGCATTTGAAAACTTTGAAAAAGCTTGTACAGAAGGACATCAAAACTCTTGTTATAATCTTGCATTTATGTATGAAAAAGGTTTAGGAGTTCAAAAAGATAACTTTAAAGCTGTTGATTTATATATAAAAACTTGTAAAAATGGATTGAGCTCTTCTTGTTATAATTTAGGAATTATGTATAAAAAAGGTGAAGCAGTTGAAAAAGATGGGTTTAGAGCTATTGATTTTTATACAAAAGCCTGTGATATGAATCATCAGAAAGCCTGTTATAATTTGGGAGTTATCTATCTTGATGGAGAATTTTTAGCTATAAATAAGATAAAAGCAAAAGAGTATTTTGAAAAATCTTGTGAGTTAGGATATAACATAGCTTGTGAAGAGTTGGGAAAACTTTAAAATATTGTTTAAAATCAAGCCATGTTATAGAATAAATTGATAGAATCTCCTAAAATGATTTAGGAGATTCTTATGACTTCGTGGTACAAAAAGTTTGCCTCACAACCACATCAACCATTTTTCACAAATGGAATATTGTTTTTTATACTTTTTATAACTCTATTTGCTTTTGCTTATTCAAATAGTATAAAATTAGATACTGCACTTCTAACATATCATGCTTATGCTCTTGTTTTTGTGGTATTTATTCAATTCTTTTTAGGTTTTTTATTTGTTGTTTTCCCAAAATTTTTAATGCAGAGTGAAGTTGAACCAAAAGATTATATGAATCAATTCTTTCTCTATTTTATATCTAGCTTAGGTATATTCTTATCTCTTATTTTCTATTCAAAGATTACTATTTTATTTCAGATTATGATGCTTTTTGCACAAATTTTGAGTTTTAGATTACTTTATACTATACATAGAAAAAGTATAATGAAAGATAAAAATGATACAAAATGGATTTTAATGGCATTTAGTACAGGAATTGTCTCTCATCTTATCTATATAGTTTCAGAATTTAATTTTAGTTATTCATATTTAGTCTCTAAAATTGCTATAAATAGTGGATTTTATCTATTCTTATTTATGATTATATTTGTTATTTCTCAAAGAATGATACCTTTCTTTACAAGAGTTATGGTTCCTGAATATATTATAAATAAAAGTCCAAAACTATTGGATACTATTTTTGTACTTTTACTTCTAAAAGTTATTTTATTTAGTTTTGAAAATAGTAAGTTAAACTTATTAGCAGATATTCCACTTTTTATATTTATTACAAAAGAGTTGTTTCGTTGGAAAATGCCTACACTTTCTACTCCACCTATAGTTTGGATACTTCATTTGGCTCTTTATTGGATTGTTGTTGCATTTTTTATCTCTATTGTTGAGGGAGTTTTTGCCTTTATAAATCCAAATTTTTATTTTGAAAAGATTGTAGTTCATACTTTAGCTATTGGATATTTTGTTACAGTTTTGATTGGATTTGGTACAAGAGTTGTGTTAGGACACTCTGGAAGAAAAATAACAACAGGGGTATTTGCTATTTCAATATTTATAGCTGTTCAGATTTTAGTTTTTGTTAGAATCTTTGCATCAATTAGTGTAAATTTTGGTTTAAGTTATATCTTTTTTATAGAGTTGAGTGCTATTTTATTGATAGTAGCTTTGATTATTTGGTCTTGTAAATATGTTGCTATTTTATTGGAAAATGATAAAAAACCAGAAGTAGTGTCTTCAAATACAGATACAAATAAAAAACAAGAGATTCAATCAAAATGGAAGGCTTAATTTAGAAAAATTAAAGACCTAGTAATAAAATTTACTAGGTCTTTTTAGAGTTTATAATCTAAGGTTTAATTGTTGATAATCCAACACTAAGCCAAGACTGCATTCCACCTCTATACCACTTCATTTTCTCTTGAGGATAACCAATAGCCATAAGCTCCCTCATAGCTTCAGGAGATTGTCCACACCAAATGGCATTACAAAACATCAAAAGTGTTTTTGCATTTGTAAAGTCATATTTTCCATCTTTTTCAACTACCCCAAAAGTTTCTAAAGCCTCTTGAAACTCATCTGGATATTGAGATTTCTTTGTATATACATAAGGCACATTAATAGCACCTGCAATAGTTTCATGGTTATACCAGTTTTCAGTTCTACTATCAATTAAAAGTAGGTTTTTGTCTGTTTTTGATTTTTCAATAAACTCCAAAACCTCTACCTCTCCATAAGTTTCTATTTTGTCACTAGCTTTTATTGGTGCAATTTTTCCAAAATATGTTACAAAGTTTCTTTTACAATTCTCATTTACACTAGGAGCTGCTTCGTGAACTCCACCAAAAACATCTTTTGGATCAAATGCAACAGTTTCACACTCTTTTGGTTTAGGCACTCTTTTTATAGTAGCTTTTTTACCATTTTCTAAAGTAACTTCAACCCCAGTTGTTTGTAAATCTGCTGCAAATATACTACTTGCAACAATAACACTTCCTAAAAATAATTTAAACATTTAACTCTCCTTAATTTAAAATTATATAGATTTGGATTCTATCACAAACTTTTATAAATGGCAAAAATATCGGGGACTTAAGTGAAATTTAGATAAAATCTAAGCTATTTTAGTAACACAATTAGGATTTTTAATGAGCGATAAATATGAACCATCAAAGGTGGAAGATAGTTTTTATAAGATTTGGGAAAATAGAGGATATTTTGAAATTGATGGAAACAAATCAATTCAAGAGCCAAACAAAAATTTTGCAATTATGATGCCACCTCCAAATGTAACAGGGAGTTTACATATTGGTCATGCACTTACATTTACTTTGCAAGATATTATTACAAGATATAAAAGAATGGATGGTTTTAAAACTCTTTGGCAACCAGGTACCGATCATGCTGGAATAGCAACTCAAAATGTTGTAGAAAAACAACTAATCGCAGAAGGTACTACAAAAGAGAAACTAGGAAGAGAAGCTTTTTTAGAGCGAGTTTGGAAGTGGAAAGAGTTTAGTGGTGGAACAATAGTTCATCAAATGAGAAAATTAGGAGTAAGTCCAGCTTGGAGTAGAGAGCGATTTACTATGGATGAGGGTTTAAAAGAGGCTGTAAAAGAGGCATTTATAAAACTTTATGATGAGGGAATGATTACTCAAAATAACTATATGGTAAATTGGTGTACACATGATGGAGCTTTGAGTGATATTGAAGTTGAACATGAAGAGGTAAATGGAAAGTTTTATCATATGAACTATTACTTTGCAGATGATAGTGGATTTGTAACAGTTGCAACAACAAGACCTGAAACATATTTTGGAGATAGTGCTATTATGGTACATCCAGATGACGAGAGATACAAAAATTTAATTGGAAAAGAAGTTCTTTTACCACTAATAGAGAGAAAAATAAAAATTATTGCAGATTCTCATGTAGATATGGAGTTCGGAACGGGAGTTGTAAAAGTGACTCCAGCTCATGATACAAATGACTATGAAGTAGGGCTTAGACACAATTTAGAGTTTATAAAATGTTTTGATGAAAAAGGGATTTTAAACCAAGAGTGTGGAGAGTTTGAAGGAATTGAGAGATTAAAAGCAAGAGATTTAATAGTAAAAAAACTTCAAGAAACTGGGCATTTAATTAAAATAGAAGAGCATATTCATCAAGTAGGGCACTGTTATAGATGTAAAAATATAGTTGAACCATATATCTCAAAACAGTGGTTTGTAAGTAAAGAAGTTGCAAAAAAATCTATAGAAAAAACTTATGCAGGTGAAGCTAAATTTCATCCACCACACTGGTTAAACTCATATAGAGCTTGGATGGATGAGTTAAGAGATTGGTGCATCTCAAGACAACTTTGGTGGGGACATAGAATTCCAGTGTTTTATTGTGATGAGTGTAATCACCAATGGGCAGATAAAAATGACAATCCAAAAGAGTGTCCAAAATGTAAAAGTGAAAAACTTCATCAAGATCCAGATGTTTTAGATACTTGGTTTAGTAGTGCTTTATGGGCATTTTCACCACTTGGTTGGGGAAATGATGGACAAATGAAAGATACTTTTACAAAGAGTGATTTAAAAGATTTTTATCCAAACTCTTTACTAATAACTGGGTTTGATATTATGTTTTTCTGGGTTGCTAGAATGATGATGATGGGTGAGCATTTTATGGGGCAACTTCCATTTAAAGATATTTATATGCATGCTCTTGTAAGAGATGAACATGGTGCAAAGATGTCAAAAAGTAAAGGAAATGTAATAGACCCATTAGATATGGTTGAGACTCATAGTGCTGATATTATTAGATTTACTTTAGCTTATTTAGCAGTTCAAGGAAGAGATATAAAACTTGGAGAGAAAAACTTAGAGCAGTTTAGAAACTTTACAAATAAACTTTATAATGCTTCAAACTTTTTAACACTAAATGTAGATACATTTCCTGATTTAAAAGATATAACTATAAAGACACCACTAGGACTTTATATGCAAAGTCGTCTTTCTAGTGCAGTTGATGAAGTAAGAGATAGTTTGGAAAGTTATAAATTCAATGAAGCTGCTAGCACTTTATATAGATTTGTTTGGATGGAGTTTTGTGACTGGGGAATTGAGTATAGTAAAGCATCTAAAGATAGTATTTTAGAACTAGGTAGCTTATTTAAAGAGACATTAAAAATGGTAAGTCCTTTTATGCCATTTATTAGTGATTATTTATATCATAAATTAAGTGGAACTACACTTGAAAATAGTGACTCTTTAATGATAATGAACTTTCCAAAAAATATTAAAAAAGATGAAAACATAGAAAATATGTTTGCAATTATTGAAGAGGCAATAGTATCTATAAGAAGAGCAAAAGTTGTTATTGATATGGGTAACTCAAAAATTTCAAAAGCATATATTAAACTTGATAAATTAATAGATACAGCTGTTGCTAAACCATTTATTGAGAAATTAGCAAAGGTTGATGAGATAGAGTTTGTATCTTCTAAAGTTGAGAACTCTATTACAGATGTTTCAAACAGTCTTGAAGTATATCTTCCAACACAAGAGATTGATATGAAACCAATTATTGATAAGTTAGAGAAACAAAAAGAGAAAGCACAAAAAGAGTTTGATAAATTAAATGGAATGCTTTCAAATGAAAGATTTGTTGCAAATGCACCTGCAAATGTAATTGAAGAGAATAAAAAGTCTTTAGAAGAAGTAAAAACAAGGTTAGAAAAGATAGAGGCTGAACTTAAAAGTTTGAGTTAAAATTTATAAGTAAAAAAAGCAAAAAAGTATTTGGAAAATCTTTCAGTGTAGATATTAAGATGATTTTAAAATCTTAAATAATGATTATTAGAAAAAATCACTACTTTTAATACTTAGGCTTTAGCCTAAGTTCCAAACTAAAAACTTTCTTTGACTATTTAAATAGATATAAAATTGTTTTCATTATCTCCATTTTTAGTTAGAAAAATAATCTTGACAATTAGATACTAATATTATACAATTCTTAAAATTAGTTAAAGGATTGAATATGATTATAAAAGATTCTAAAATTGAGCTATATTCAAGTTCACAAAGTATAAACAAACACTCATCATATACTAGTTTACAGCTACATTATGGAGCGAAAGATGAAAATAATCAAAATGAAGATCAAGCTTTTAAGTTAGATATTAGTCATCAGTTTAGAAATATTACAAGTTCAAGTAAGCTAGCATTTAGTAGTGAAGATATGCTAAGCCCTGAAGATAGGATAAAAAAGTTAATTATTGAAAGGCTTTTAGAAAGATTTTCAAAAAAAGATAATCTCTATTTATATCCACAACAAAAAAGTTTAAATATGGAATTTTCTCAAAATAAAACTCAAAGTTCAACATCTTCATTTTTAAGTGCAATTTTTAAAAATCCATATCAAAATGAGGAAAACCAAAATCAAGAGTTAAAGGCTATGGTTTTTACAAATACACAAGAGTATTATCAAAAAGAGAGTATTGAATTTGCTGCAAAAGTTAAATTTAATACTCCGAATAAAAGTTATGAGATGAGTTTAGATTTGTCGTTTTCAAAAGAGTTTTATGAGAAAACATCAACTAGATTTGTTATTGGTGATCAGAGTTTTATTGATCCATTAGTTATAAACTTTAGTGAAGATATAAATCCATTTGAAAATATTAGTAGTCTAAAATTTGCATTTGATTTGGATAGTGATGGAAAAGAGGAGCTAATACCATATCTAAAAGCAGGTGCTGGATACTTAGCTCTTGATAAAAACCAAAATGGAAAGATAGATAGTGGAAAAGAACTTTTTGGACCGCAAACTGGAGATGGTTTCAAAGAGTTGGCAAAATATGATAGTGATAAAAATGGTTTTATAGATGAAGCAGATGAGATTTTTAGTAAACTTAAAATTTGGAGTTTTGATGAAGCTGGAAATAGTTCTTTAATCTCACTTCTTGATGCAAATGTGGGAGCAATATATCTAAGTGATGTACAAAGTGGGTTTAATTACAAAGATGGAATTAATAGCACTCTAGCTCAACAACAAGGTAACGGAGTATTTATAAAAGAGGATGGAAGCGGTTTAGGAGTTGTAAACTCTATAAATATAGTAGTATAATCTTTTGAAGATTATACTACTTTAGCTCTTGCAGAGTTTTTATAAGTTTATTTGAAATCTCAACTAAAGAGTTTGAGCTATCTTGTGTTTTTTGTGCTTCAATTAGAGTATTTTGTGTACTTAAAACAACATCTCTCATATTTTTTGTAACTTCATTTAAACTTTCTGAGCCATCTTTTGCACTTTGTGAAATTATAGAAGAGTTCTGTTTTTGATCACTCATAGAGAGTGAAATCTCTTTTGAAATAGAGCTAATATTTGAGATAGTATCATCAATTTCATGAATAGAATCAAGAGAATTCTTAACTAAATTTTGAATAAGTGCAATTCTTTCTGTTATGTTTTTTGCTGCATCGTTTGACCTAGTTGCCAAATTCCGTACCTCTTGTGCAACAACTGCAAAACCTTTTCCTGCTTCTCCTGCTGTTGCTGCTTCAACTGCTGCATTTAAGCTTAAAATATTTGTTTGAAAAGCTATTTGAGAGATTATATTTACAGTATCACCTATTTTTTGACTCTCTTCATTTAATTTTATCATTGCAGCTGCTGTTTTTCTTGATTGCTCATTTGCATCTTCTGCTATTTTCTCATTTGTTGAAGTTTTTGATGCTATATTTATAGTTGCATGTTGCATTTCATCTATTTTTTTTGATAAATCTTCTATTAAAGAGTTTATATTTTGTGAAGCATTTGTTGCATTCTGAGAGTTTTCATTTGAAAACTTTGCATCTTTTAACATATTATTTGATGTAGATAAAAGTGTATTTAAAGAGTTAGAAAACTCTTTTATCTCTTTTTCTATATCCATCATAGTATTTGTTTTAGTTGTAATATCTGTAGCATATTTTACAACTTTAAATGCTTTACCATTCATATCAAGTATTGGATTATATGTGGCTTGAATCCAAACCTTCTTACCATTTTTACCCAATCTTAAATATACACCACTATCGAACTCACCATGATTTAGTTTTTTCCAAAACTCTTTATATTCATTTGAGTTTTTATAGTTATCTTCACAAAAAATGGAGTGATGTTTTCCTAAAATCTCATCTTTTGTATAACCTAATGTATTTAGAAAATTATCATTTGCATTTAAAATATTTCCATTCATATCAAATTCAATAACTGCATTTGATTTATTAATAGCCTTTACTTGACCTATATAAAATAGATTTCTTAATCTATTTTTTGTAATATCTTGTGCTAGTTTTACAACTTCTACAACTTTACCATTTTCAATAACTGGCATATAAGAGGCTCTTAAAAATATTAGATTTCCATCTTTTTTTACTCTTTTAAATTCTGCTGTTACAGTTTCTCCAGCTCTTAAGTTATCCCAACTATCTTTATACTCTTGTGTTATAACAAATTCTGTTTCACAAAATATTGAGTGATGTTTTCCAATTACCTCTTCCAAAGTATAACCCATAACATTTAGGAAATTTTGGTTTGCCTTAATTATTGTACCATCTGGCTTGAAGTAGATAACTGCATAGTTTCTATCTATTGCTTCTTGTAAAAGCTTATCATTTTTGTTGCTAAAAAACATTTGATATCCCCCTTAAAATAAGATTACCTATAATTTAAACCTTAGAGTCTATATTTTGATTTTATACCTCTATATAAAACATCAATAAATATGATAGCAATAAAAGTTATAAAAAACCAAAAAAGGTGGTTGAAAAACTCACTTTTTATCTCTTTATATAGTTCAAAATAGATTTTTTCTATATTTATATTTATATAATATATTGCATCATTTTGTAAACTATTGTTTACTTTATTTACCTCTTCACTAAAAGAGATAGGAACTAACTCTTTAAACCATTTTGGAGCAAAATCTTCATTTTTATTATTTGTAAATGAGCTAATATCTTTTTCAAAATTTACAATTGCAGTTGAATTTTTTGTCTCATCAAATTGGTTTGTTGCATCGAAATTTATTACTAAAGAAGATAAGTTTTTAAAGTTCTTGCTAGGAATAAATGTATAAATATCAATGCTAGGAGTAATGTTTTTATTTATCTCATTTGGAATAGAGCCTTCAATAGTTAAAAGCTCTTTTTGCAAATCATCACTTTGAGTAGATAGGATAATCTCTCCTAAAGTATCATCAATTTTTAAGTTTGATAGCTCCCATGATAGTTTTTTATCAAGGTTATTTGTGAGCTCTATTAACTCTTTTTCTTTTATAGTAAAAAGAGCTTCTTGAATAAATATTGAGGAGAAGTTGTTATTAAAAATAGAGTTTATTCTTTTTAATAGTTCAATATCTCCATTTTGTAAATATTTTCTTAAATTCTCTTGTATAAAAAGAGATGTGCTCTTTGTCTCTAGTTGATATTTTGTTAGAATTTGCTCTTTTTGTTCTTCAAATTTTATTAGATATGAAAATCCAAATCCAACAGATAGAATAACTATTAAAAAAATATAAACTACAACTCTTAGCACTTTAAAGTCACTTTAAAATAGATTTAATATCATCTTCATTTATCTTATCTTGGCTATATTTTACTACCAAAATATTTTCTGTATTATTTATATACCACTCATCAATATTTGAGTTATCATTTAACTTTCCACTATTTTCAAGTTTATACTCATCTAAGCTTAGATATAAATTTTTTGTTTTTGCAGGATTTTTCATTAAAATTATTAAAATTGCCCATAATATACAAATAATAGCAACTACCATTGTAAAGCTCTCTAGCTCATATGAGTTTAGCTTATCCAATAAAATTCCACCAAAAACTCCACCTACAAATGTTCCTAAATATCCAAAAGAGTTAAATACTCCTAAAACACTCCCTCTTTGGTGAACTTTTGCAAACTTAGATGTAAGAGATTGCATAATTGGTTCGTGCATATTGAAACCTACAAAAAATACTACAACACCAACACAAAACAAAGTAGAGCTACTGCTAAATCCCATAAGTAAATATGAGATTATAAAGAATAAAATACCTATAACTAAAACCTCTCTATATTTACCTTTTTTTTCAGCAAAAATTGAAGCAGGTCCCATGGCAAGAAGCCCTAAAATCATAGATGGAATATATACTTGCCATAAATCTTTTATGTCCCAATTATATGTTTTTGTAAGAATTATTGGAATAACTAAAAAGGCAAAAGTCATTAAAGCTTTTTGTAGAAAGTTTGTAATATGCATTTTGTTTATATTTACATTTCCTAAAACATCGCTTAGATTTAATTTTTCATTATAAGTGTGAGTTATTTTTGGTGGGTTTGGTACTTTTTTAATTAATACAAAAATAGCCACTAAAGATAAAACCATAGTTATATAAAAAAGAGTTGGAACTCCAGAATATCCACCAATTATTGGTCCTAATCCCATAGCAAGAGCAAATGATAGACCAATAAATCCACCCATAATAGCCATAGCTTTTCCTCTTTGTTCCTCTTTTACAACATCACTAATCATAGCAGTTACAACTGCTCCAATAGCTCCAGCTCCTTGTAAAAGTCTTCCTAAAAGAAGAGCAAAAATATCTGTTGCCAAAGCACAAATAAGTGAACCAATAGCAAAGAGTAGAAGTCCTGTGATAATTGTGCCTTTTCTTCCCAATTTGTCACTCATAATTCCAAAAGGAGTTTGAAATATTACTTGCGTTAGAGCATAGCCACCAACAACAACTCCAACAAGTGTAGCATTTGCACCATCAAGGCTAAAGGCATAAACTGAGATAACAGGAAGAACTATAAAAAGTCCAAAGAATCGTAAAGATATAATAAAACTCAAAGGTAAAACTGATTTAATCATACATAATCCTAAATATATTATAATTTGAGCTTTGATTATATACAAAAAACTATAATATAAAGGTAAATTATGAAAATAGTATTAGCTAGTGCAAACAAAGGGAAAATAGAGGAGTTCAAAAAACTTCTTCCAAATATAGAAGTAGTTGCATATAGTGATATTTTAGGAAAATTTGATATAGATGAAACAGGTTTTACTTTCAAAGAGAATGCAATAATAAAAGCAAGTGTTGTAAATGAAAAATTAAAACAATTAGGAGTTAAAGATTTTATAGTAATCTCTGATGATAGTGGAATTTCTCTTCCTATCTTACAAAATGAACCAGGGGTTTTTAGTGCAAGATATGCAGGAGTTAATGCAAGTGACAAAGATAATAATAAAAAATTAATATCAAAACTAGATGAGTTAAATTTAGAAAATACTCCAGCATTTTATACAGCTTGCATAACGATAATTTATAATGATTTGATTTACACAGTTCATGGTTTTATGTATGGAGTCGCTATAAATAAGGAGTTAGGAGAAAATGGTTTTGGTTATGACCCTCTTTTTATTCCAAATGGATTTACAAAAACTTTGGGAGAGCTTGATTTTGAAGTAAAGCAGGAGTTTTCACATAGAAGTAGAGCATTAAATTTGGCAAAAAAAGTTTTGGATGTTATTCTATAACAATTTGTTTAGTTAATCTTATAGCAAACTCTCTATTTTTTACACTCAAAAAAAATAGTTTGCTATCTTCTTTATCTCTTTTTGCAATAATTTCAAATATCTCATCATCTATTTTTATCTCTTTTGTATCATTTAAATCACTATTTAAAATATAATCTTCCAAAAACAATATATGATTCTTAGCTTGTAAATATAGGGTTTTTTGTACAAAATTCTCATTTTTTATAGAGATTATCTCCAAAATAGAGTTTGCTAAAATAGAAAAAACAACTATCAAAACTAAAGTCATAAAGAGTACATAAGATTTTTTCATAGTGCAATTTTCCAAATCTGTTTAAAACTATTTTCTAAAGATATATTAACTGTTGCTACTTCGCCACTTATATTTATATTAAAAGTAGTTACATTTTTTAGTAAAATAGTGTTATCAAAATAGAGAGTTTTATTACTTAAAGAGAGTTTATTTAACTCTTTTTTGTTAAGTTCTAAAAATATTTTTGTAGAGTTTAATTCAACCCTTGCTATCTCTTTATAGAGGGAGTTTTTATTTAGAATCATTAAATCTTTTACAAATAAAGTGGTGTATATTATTATAGTTACTGAGATTACTACTGTTAGAATTAGTTCAAATAGAGTAAAGCTATTTTTCATATTTAAAAACAGTTATTTTGTCATTTTTGAAGATATATTTATCTACACTAATAATCTCTTTTTGTTTATCATCACTATCTTTTATGATAGTTAAAA
This window contains:
- a CDS encoding tetratricopeptide repeat protein produces the protein MKTTIKSVIFFFLLTISLFANNIVNQGYEELKKGNVLEALTLFKNACEAGGYSGCYNLGLIYFDGKYIEKSYEKAFENFEKACTEGHQNSCYNLAFMYEKGLGVQKDNFKAVDLYIKTCKNGLSSSCYNLGIMYKKGEAVEKDGFRAIDFYTKACDMNHQKACYNLGVIYLDGEFLAINKIKAKEYFEKSCELGYNIACEELGKL
- a CDS encoding NnrS family protein — translated: MTSWYKKFASQPHQPFFTNGILFFILFITLFAFAYSNSIKLDTALLTYHAYALVFVVFIQFFLGFLFVVFPKFLMQSEVEPKDYMNQFFLYFISSLGIFLSLIFYSKITILFQIMMLFAQILSFRLLYTIHRKSIMKDKNDTKWILMAFSTGIVSHLIYIVSEFNFSYSYLVSKIAINSGFYLFLFMIIFVISQRMIPFFTRVMVPEYIINKSPKLLDTIFVLLLLKVILFSFENSKLNLLADIPLFIFITKELFRWKMPTLSTPPIVWILHLALYWIVVAFFISIVEGVFAFINPNFYFEKIVVHTLAIGYFVTVLIGFGTRVVLGHSGRKITTGVFAISIFIAVQILVFVRIFASISVNFGLSYIFFIELSAILLIVALIIWSCKYVAILLENDKKPEVVSSNTDTNKKQEIQSKWKA
- a CDS encoding rhodanese-like domain-containing protein — encoded protein: MFKLFLGSVIVASSIFAADLQTTGVEVTLENGKKATIKRVPKPKECETVAFDPKDVFGGVHEAAPSVNENCKRNFVTYFGKIAPIKASDKIETYGEVEVLEFIEKSKTDKNLLLIDSRTENWYNHETIAGAINVPYVYTKKSQYPDEFQEALETFGVVEKDGKYDFTNAKTLLMFCNAIWCGQSPEAMRELMAIGYPQEKMKWYRGGMQSWLSVGLSTIKP
- a CDS encoding valine--tRNA ligase, whose protein sequence is MSDKYEPSKVEDSFYKIWENRGYFEIDGNKSIQEPNKNFAIMMPPPNVTGSLHIGHALTFTLQDIITRYKRMDGFKTLWQPGTDHAGIATQNVVEKQLIAEGTTKEKLGREAFLERVWKWKEFSGGTIVHQMRKLGVSPAWSRERFTMDEGLKEAVKEAFIKLYDEGMITQNNYMVNWCTHDGALSDIEVEHEEVNGKFYHMNYYFADDSGFVTVATTRPETYFGDSAIMVHPDDERYKNLIGKEVLLPLIERKIKIIADSHVDMEFGTGVVKVTPAHDTNDYEVGLRHNLEFIKCFDEKGILNQECGEFEGIERLKARDLIVKKLQETGHLIKIEEHIHQVGHCYRCKNIVEPYISKQWFVSKEVAKKSIEKTYAGEAKFHPPHWLNSYRAWMDELRDWCISRQLWWGHRIPVFYCDECNHQWADKNDNPKECPKCKSEKLHQDPDVLDTWFSSALWAFSPLGWGNDGQMKDTFTKSDLKDFYPNSLLITGFDIMFFWVARMMMMGEHFMGQLPFKDIYMHALVRDEHGAKMSKSKGNVIDPLDMVETHSADIIRFTLAYLAVQGRDIKLGEKNLEQFRNFTNKLYNASNFLTLNVDTFPDLKDITIKTPLGLYMQSRLSSAVDEVRDSLESYKFNEAASTLYRFVWMEFCDWGIEYSKASKDSILELGSLFKETLKMVSPFMPFISDYLYHKLSGTTLENSDSLMIMNFPKNIKKDENIENMFAIIEEAIVSIRRAKVVIDMGNSKISKAYIKLDKLIDTAVAKPFIEKLAKVDEIEFVSSKVENSITDVSNSLEVYLPTQEIDMKPIIDKLEKQKEKAQKEFDKLNGMLSNERFVANAPANVIEENKKSLEEVKTRLEKIEAELKSLS
- a CDS encoding methyl-accepting chemotaxis protein, which gives rise to MFFSNKNDKLLQEAIDRNYAVIYFKPDGTIIKANQNFLNVMGYTLEEVIGKHHSIFCETEFVITQEYKDSWDNLRAGETVTAEFKRVKKDGNLIFLRASYMPVIENGKVVEVVKLAQDITKNRLRNLFYIGQVKAINKSNAVIEFDMNGNILNANDNFLNTLGYTKDEILGKHHSIFCEDNYKNSNEYKEFWKKLNHGEFDSGVYLRLGKNGKKVWIQATYNPILDMNGKAFKVVKYATDITTKTNTMMDIEKEIKEFSNSLNTLLSTSNNMLKDAKFSNENSQNATNASQNINSLIEDLSKKIDEMQHATINIASKTSTNEKIAEDANEQSRKTAAAMIKLNEESQKIGDTVNIISQIAFQTNILSLNAAVEAATAGEAGKGFAVVAQEVRNLATRSNDAAKNITERIALIQNLVKNSLDSIHEIDDTISNISSISKEISLSMSDQKQNSSIISQSAKDGSESLNEVTKNMRDVVLSTQNTLIEAQKTQDSSNSLVEISNKLIKTLQELK
- a CDS encoding MFS transporter; translated protein: MIKSVLPLSFIISLRFFGLFIVLPVISVYAFSLDGANATLVGVVVGGYALTQVIFQTPFGIMSDKLGRKGTIITGLLLFAIGSLICALATDIFALLLGRLLQGAGAIGAVVTAMISDVVKEEQRGKAMAIMGGFIGLSFALAMGLGPIIGGYSGVPTLFYITMVLSLVAIFVLIKKVPNPPKITHTYNEKLNLSDVLGNVNINKMHITNFLQKALMTFAFLVIPIILTKTYNWDIKDLWQVYIPSMILGLLAMGPASIFAEKKGKYREVLVIGILFFIISYLLMGFSSSSTLFCVGVVVFFVGFNMHEPIMQSLTSKFAKVHQRGSVLGVFNSFGYLGTFVGGVFGGILLDKLNSYELESFTMVVAIICILWAILIILMKNPAKTKNLYLSLDEYKLENSGKLNDNSNIDEWYINNTENILVVKYSQDKINEDDIKSILK
- a CDS encoding non-canonical purine NTP pyrophosphatase, with translation MKIVLASANKGKIEEFKKLLPNIEVVAYSDILGKFDIDETGFTFKENAIIKASVVNEKLKQLGVKDFIVISDDSGISLPILQNEPGVFSARYAGVNASDKDNNKKLISKLDELNLENTPAFYTACITIIYNDLIYTVHGFMYGVAINKELGENGFGYDPLFIPNGFTKTLGELDFEVKQEFSHRSRALNLAKKVLDVIL